From Alligator mississippiensis isolate rAllMis1 chromosome 9, rAllMis1, whole genome shotgun sequence, one genomic window encodes:
- the NEURL2 gene encoding neuralized-like protein 2 — protein sequence MAACFHPVHGANVRLDACGTRATRVESFAHGLCFSREPLAPGHVFLVEIEEKEPGWCGHLRVGLTAHDPQRLPAVPEYSLPDLVGLGDSWVFAITRNHNRVAPPEGEEAGAPARGRGWLCEPYLRIEHVRIPRDKLVGRSRPGRYSHLLDELYRTNVLPPTARRSRIGVLHVPRPDGTADMHIVINGEDMGASARGLPAARPLYAVVDVFASTKSVRVIQVDYGFPSLQTLCRQVIQKHVIHRLAIDGLDLPLVLKNFCKYE from the exons ATGGCGGCCTGCTTCCACCCCGTCCACGGCGCCAACGTGCGCCTCGACGCCTGCGGCACGCGGGCCACGCGCGTGGAGAGCTTCGCCCACGGGCTGTGCTTCAGCCGCGAGCCCCTGGCGCCGGGGCACGTCTTCCTGGTGGAGATCGAGGAGAAGGAGCCGGGCTGGTGCGGGCACCTGCGCGTGGGGCTGACGGCCCACGACCCGCAGCGCCTGCCCGCCGTGCCCGAGTACTCGCTGCCCGACCTGGTGGGCCTGGGGGACAGCTGGGTGTTCGCCATCACCAGGAACCACAACCGCGTGGCGCCGCCGGAGGGCGAGGAGGCGGGCGCGCCGGCCCGGGGCCGCGGCTGGCTCTGCGAGCCCTACCTGCGCATTGAGCACGTCCGCATCCCCCGCGACAAGCTGGTGGGCCGCAGCAGGCCCGGGCGCTACAGCCACCTCCTGGACGAGCTGTACCGGACCAACGTGCTGCCCCCCACCGCGCGGCGCAGCCGCATCGGCGTGCTCCACGTGCCCCGGCCCGACGGCACGGCCGACATGCACATCGTGATCAACGGCGAGGACATGGGGGCCAGCGCCAGGGgcctccccgccgcccgcccgctcTACGCCGTGGTGGACGTTTTTGCTTCGACCAAAAGCGTCCGTGTGATCCAGGTGGATTACGGCT tCCCCTCCTTGCAGACCCTTTGCCGACAGGTCATCCAGAAGCATGTCATCcaccgactggccatcgacggcttGGACCTGCCCCTCGTACTGAAGAACTTCTGCAAATACGAGTGA
- the ZSWIM1 gene encoding zinc finger SWIM domain-containing protein 1 → MALETVRELLSCDCGSLVTYQLDKSSQLDAISFQTVLMRDVFVRFPEVVLIHRTHSGKGKALYMFMVDKPFLKLEGEMMKVVHFAVPAKESAESLSRLYKTFKAFNPEWKKIQTFLVDPHFPLLPILSQAFPSAEVQLSVFHVCKYLQHKIHQLSLECYTERLILNTLRNTMCAATESNLRKMHTVLSDFVKPDLLPQLHIHWLLNSKIWVMHSWRNWAESSEYFKDLEITTRGLSQVFCTGRSLETCATSLAKHYQKCVSEQPPDAVLVSTTPSSNHMSAEAAPQSLPAQTLRPASPHPSTSLCNQPAQKTALVSLNHGSLATLQNPLIFLQNPLAAPQISQLLQNHSTNAWSPLKLPLHGTARETIAEDTDGDHDTERSREADDRISQSLQDICTAPAAKLCLTEFAVVQKSVQLIGTNEDAINVQILEDAHKVDPKGLKSCTCPLNQTFRLPCRHILAVLNSDRRVSQPEMLSKQWQKGPGGCQAGPESTNGFSEVLNSSWEKSLDKSLVVSFLTKEISRLLTQCSSEEFDRRYNTLRELADSWIGPYVEVKL, encoded by the coding sequence ATGGCTCTGGAAACGGTGAGGGAGCTCCTGAGCTGCGACTGCGGCTCCCTGGTGACTTATCAGTTAGATAAAAGCTCCCAGCTGGATGCCATCAGCTTCCAGACCGTCCTGATGCGAGACGTGTTTGTGCGTTTCCCCGAGGTCGTGCTTATCCACAGGACGCACAGCGGCAAGGGCAAAGCTCTGTACATGTTCATGGTCGACAAGCCTTTCCTGAAGCTGGAGGGCGAGATGATGAAGGTCGTTCACTTCGCAGTCCCCGCAAAGGAGTCTGCAGAGAGCTTGTCGCGCCTCTACAAGACGTTCAAGGCGTTCAACCCCGAGTGGAAGAAGATCCAGACCTTCCTAGTGGACCCACACTTCCCGTTGTTGCCGATCCTCTCCCAAGCGTTCCCGTCGGCGGAAGTGCAGCTATCCGTCTTCCACGTGTGCAAATACTTGCAGCACAAGATTCACCAGCTGTCTTTGGAGTGCTACACGGAAAGGCTCATTCTGAATACCTTGAGGAACACGatgtgtgcagccacagagaGCAACCTGCGGAAGATGCATACCGTTCTGAGCGATTTTGTGAAGCCCGActtgctgccccagctccacatccACTGGCTCCTCAACAGCAAGATCTGGGTCATGCACAGCTGGAGGAACTGGGCCGAGAGCAGTGAGTATTTTAAAGACCTGGAGATCACCACCCGAGGCTTAAGTCAAGTCTTCTGCACTGGGCGCTCTCTGGAGACCTGCGCCACTTCCCTAGCAAAACACTACCAGAAGTGTGTGTCGGAGCAACCTCCTGACGCCGTGCTGGTCTCCACTACCCCTTCGAGCAACCATATGTCTGCTGAGGCAGCTCCGCAGAGCCTGCCAGCTCAGACCTTGCGCCCAGCTTCTCCTCATCCCTCCACATCTCTGTGTAACCAACCAGCCCAGAAGACAGCACTGGTCTCTCTCAATCATGGCTCTCTTGCAACTCTTCAGAATCCCCTGATCTTTCTTCAGAACCCCCTGGCAGCCCCTCAGATTTCCCAGCTTCTGCAGAACCATTCAACAAACGCTTGGAGCCCCTTGAAGCTTCCTCTCCATGGAACTGCAAGAGAGACCATCGCTGAGGACACGGACGGGGACCACGACACGGAGAGGAGCAGAGAGGCTGATGATCGCATCAGTCAGTCCCTGCAGGACATCTGCACAGCGCCCGCCGCTAAACTCTGCCTGACCGAGTTTGCAGTGGTGCAGAAGTCTGTGCAGCTAATTGGCACCAATGAGGATGCCATCAACGTGCAGATCCTCGAAGATGCCCACAAGGTGGACCCAAAGGGCTTGAAAAGCTGTACTTGCCCTTTGAACCAAACCTTCCGGCTGCCCTGCAGGCACATCCTGGCTGTGCTGAACTCGGACAGGAGGGTCTCGCAGCCAGAAATGCTGAGCAAACAGTGGcagaagggacctggtggctgtcagGCAGGGCCAGAAAGCACCAATGGCTTCTCAGAGGTTCTAAACAGCTCCTGGGAGAAGTCTCTGGATAAATCCCTGGTTGTGTCCTTTCTTACCAAAGAGATCAGCCGCCTTCTGACCCAGTGCAGTAGTGAGGAGTTTGATCGCAGGTACAACACCCTGAGGGAACTGGCTGACAGTTGGATTGGACCTTACGTGGAAGTGAAGCTGTAG
- the ZSWIM3 gene encoding zinc finger SWIM domain-containing protein 3 isoform X1, whose translation MEVGSCFKNYEDFKECFSTYKKENRCHYGLKTCTSVRFYNRRHGTRIREDITFMLVKFCCIRSREYSKKRKQEPNLCPAYFVLQYNEEIDRLVITELNGKHVHVEPGTPMVLTGSSRVTRRASSTIDDKPATKLRRQQETKAEDCETAGKDSATPDRTPDRSSPLLSKVPEAVKENASPSALVKVAEVMKNFLRVDMGSLASISVGSSQELDRLNFQTSKMKSLFVKFSESLLLHRVQSERGHVLYAFLAESKDRVGKLVHFAVLKEDTGENVSKMLTVFKEFNPEWQKVKVVFVDMAFLHKATLQELFPSAKVLLSVYHTAQLLEKKVEEAEVSSSFKRNVTLALREAVFSPSSPKLDGLSQLVKRLVDKEFFDSLQANWFSCEMLWYLHAKKGLLSCSTYMDSLDFITHKLSTLFSKRSPLETSILHFVEYADCFDTKGLENLKQGFSPEDGRNSLEKPKARTRTTPKRAPDAPVQAQISSPEPPQQVIKQEPAKATGAMLAALHKSCTDLSYQLYLSEWEVMQKSTKIISMKNKIVVQLLEDTHQVSKDCTSCSCYFHCRYRLPCRHILSVLHANKRAVEEAMVCKRWQKKHQHPSGLGKNLLDNTEHLAGAQPGAEERSDKIQSLSKELANLLLQCDGEELEERSSTLRMIVDIWTKSSEPEEEDEKPFTCRNVGDLPFLWVKQEEMEVEPAAAASGESPTDTKKLLM comes from the exons ATGGAGGTGGGCTCCTGCTTCAAGAACTACGAGGACTTCAAGGAGTGCTTCAGCACCTACAAGAAGGAGAACCGGTGCCACTACGGCCTGAAGACCTGCACCTCCGTGCGCTTCTACAACCGCCGCCACGGCACCCGCATCCGCGAGGACATCAC GTTCATGCTGGTGAAGTTCTGTTGTATCCGATCGCGGGAATACAGTAAGAAGAGGAAACAAGAGCCCAACTTGTGCCCTGCTTACTTTGTCTTGCAATATAATGAGGAGATTGACCGGCTGGTGATCACGGAGCTGAACGGTAAACACGTTCATGTCGAGCCAGGAACTCCCATGGTTCTTACAGGCTCTTCTCGGGTGACAAGAAGAGCCAGCTCCACGATAGATGACAAACCTGCAACAAAACTGCGTAGACAACAAGAAACTAAGGCAGAAGACTGTGAAACAGCTGGCAAGGACTCTGCGACACCTGACAGGACTCCAGACAGGTCTTCTCCTCTGCTCAGTAAGGTTCCTGAGGCAGTCAAGGAAAATGCCTCTCCCTCAGCTTTAGTGAAGGTTGCTGAAGTCATGAAAAACTTCCTGAGGGTGGACATGGGGTCATTGGCTTCGATCAGcgtgggcagcagccaggagcttgACAGGCTGAACTTCCAGACCAGCAAAATGAAGAGCCTGTTTGTCAAGTTCTCCGAGAGCCTCTTGCTGCACAGGGTGCAGAGTGAGAGAGGACACGTGCTTTATGCCTTCCTAGCAGAAAGCAAGGACCGAGTGGGGAAGCTGGTTCATTTTGCTGTCCTCAAGGAGGACACTGGGGAGAACGTGAGTAAAATGCTTACAGTCTTCAAGGAGTTCAATCCAGAGTGGCAGAAAGTCAAGGTGGTCTTTGTGGACATGGCCTTCCTTCACAAAGCCACCTTGCAGGAGCTCTTTCCGTCGGCCAAAGTGCTGCTCTCCGTTTATCACACTGCCCAACTCCTAGAGAAGAAGGTAGAGGAAGCAGAAGTCTCTTCTTCCTTCAAGCGTAATGTGACACTAGCTTTGAGGGAGGCTGTCTTTTCCCCTTCCAGCCCAAAGCTAGATGGCTTGTCTCAGCTGGTGAAGCGCTTGGTGGACAAAGAGTTCTTTGACTCTCTTCAGGCCAACTGGTTCTCCTGTGAGATGCTGTGGTACTTGCATGCAAAGAAAGGTCTCCTTTCCTGCAGCACCTACATGGACAGTCTGGACTTCATCACCCATAAACTATCCACTCTCTTTAGCAAGCGGTCGCCACTGGAGACGAGCATCCTTCACTTTGTCGAATATGCAGACTGCTTTGACACCAAAGGCCTGGAAAACCTGAAGCAGGGTTTCTCGCCAGAGGATGGCCGGAACAGCCTCGAGAAGCCTAAAGCACGCACGCGTACCACCCCAAAACGTGCTCCTGATGCTCCGGTGCAGGCCCAGATCAGCTCTCCTGAGCCTCCCCAGCAGGTCATCAAGCAGGAACCAGCTAAGGCCACGGGCGCTATGCTGGCAGCTCTGCACAAGAGTTGCACTGACCTCAGCTACCAGCTGTACCTGAGTGAGTGGGAGGTGATGCAGAAGTCAACCAAGATCATCAGCATGAAGAACAAGATTGTAGTTCAGCTGTTAGAAGACACGCACCAGGTCAGCAAAGATTGCACGAGCTGCAGTTGTTACTTCCACTGTCGGTACCGGCTGCCCTGCAGGCACATCCTGTCTGTGCTGCATGCAAACAAGAGGGCAGTAGAAGAAGCTATGGTGTGCAAGCGCTGGCAGAAGAAGCATCAACACCCGTCAGGCTTGGGCAAGAACCTCCTGGACAACACTGAGCACTTAGcaggtgcccagccaggggcagaagaAAGGTCTGACAAAATCCAGTCCCTCAGCAAGGAGCTTGCAAACCTGCTTCTGCAGTGTGATGGGGAGGAGCTGGAAGAGCGCAGCTCCACGCTCAGAATGATTGTGGATATCTGGACTAAGTCCTCTGAGCCAGAGGAGGAAGATGAGAAACCCTTTACCTGCAGAAATGTGGGGGACCTGCCTTTCCTCTGGGTGAAGCAGGAGGAGATGGAGGtggagccggcagcagcagcttctggagaGTCACCGACAGACACCAAAAAGTTGCTAATGTGA
- the ZSWIM3 gene encoding zinc finger SWIM domain-containing protein 3 isoform X2 produces the protein MVCAKRGNKYQVPARFMLVKFCCIRSREYSKKRKQEPNLCPAYFVLQYNEEIDRLVITELNGKHVHVEPGTPMVLTGSSRVTRRASSTIDDKPATKLRRQQETKAEDCETAGKDSATPDRTPDRSSPLLSKVPEAVKENASPSALVKVAEVMKNFLRVDMGSLASISVGSSQELDRLNFQTSKMKSLFVKFSESLLLHRVQSERGHVLYAFLAESKDRVGKLVHFAVLKEDTGENVSKMLTVFKEFNPEWQKVKVVFVDMAFLHKATLQELFPSAKVLLSVYHTAQLLEKKVEEAEVSSSFKRNVTLALREAVFSPSSPKLDGLSQLVKRLVDKEFFDSLQANWFSCEMLWYLHAKKGLLSCSTYMDSLDFITHKLSTLFSKRSPLETSILHFVEYADCFDTKGLENLKQGFSPEDGRNSLEKPKARTRTTPKRAPDAPVQAQISSPEPPQQVIKQEPAKATGAMLAALHKSCTDLSYQLYLSEWEVMQKSTKIISMKNKIVVQLLEDTHQVSKDCTSCSCYFHCRYRLPCRHILSVLHANKRAVEEAMVCKRWQKKHQHPSGLGKNLLDNTEHLAGAQPGAEERSDKIQSLSKELANLLLQCDGEELEERSSTLRMIVDIWTKSSEPEEEDEKPFTCRNVGDLPFLWVKQEEMEVEPAAAASGESPTDTKKLLM, from the exons ATGGTGTGTGCTAAACGTGGAAACAAATACCAGGTTCCTGCGCG GTTCATGCTGGTGAAGTTCTGTTGTATCCGATCGCGGGAATACAGTAAGAAGAGGAAACAAGAGCCCAACTTGTGCCCTGCTTACTTTGTCTTGCAATATAATGAGGAGATTGACCGGCTGGTGATCACGGAGCTGAACGGTAAACACGTTCATGTCGAGCCAGGAACTCCCATGGTTCTTACAGGCTCTTCTCGGGTGACAAGAAGAGCCAGCTCCACGATAGATGACAAACCTGCAACAAAACTGCGTAGACAACAAGAAACTAAGGCAGAAGACTGTGAAACAGCTGGCAAGGACTCTGCGACACCTGACAGGACTCCAGACAGGTCTTCTCCTCTGCTCAGTAAGGTTCCTGAGGCAGTCAAGGAAAATGCCTCTCCCTCAGCTTTAGTGAAGGTTGCTGAAGTCATGAAAAACTTCCTGAGGGTGGACATGGGGTCATTGGCTTCGATCAGcgtgggcagcagccaggagcttgACAGGCTGAACTTCCAGACCAGCAAAATGAAGAGCCTGTTTGTCAAGTTCTCCGAGAGCCTCTTGCTGCACAGGGTGCAGAGTGAGAGAGGACACGTGCTTTATGCCTTCCTAGCAGAAAGCAAGGACCGAGTGGGGAAGCTGGTTCATTTTGCTGTCCTCAAGGAGGACACTGGGGAGAACGTGAGTAAAATGCTTACAGTCTTCAAGGAGTTCAATCCAGAGTGGCAGAAAGTCAAGGTGGTCTTTGTGGACATGGCCTTCCTTCACAAAGCCACCTTGCAGGAGCTCTTTCCGTCGGCCAAAGTGCTGCTCTCCGTTTATCACACTGCCCAACTCCTAGAGAAGAAGGTAGAGGAAGCAGAAGTCTCTTCTTCCTTCAAGCGTAATGTGACACTAGCTTTGAGGGAGGCTGTCTTTTCCCCTTCCAGCCCAAAGCTAGATGGCTTGTCTCAGCTGGTGAAGCGCTTGGTGGACAAAGAGTTCTTTGACTCTCTTCAGGCCAACTGGTTCTCCTGTGAGATGCTGTGGTACTTGCATGCAAAGAAAGGTCTCCTTTCCTGCAGCACCTACATGGACAGTCTGGACTTCATCACCCATAAACTATCCACTCTCTTTAGCAAGCGGTCGCCACTGGAGACGAGCATCCTTCACTTTGTCGAATATGCAGACTGCTTTGACACCAAAGGCCTGGAAAACCTGAAGCAGGGTTTCTCGCCAGAGGATGGCCGGAACAGCCTCGAGAAGCCTAAAGCACGCACGCGTACCACCCCAAAACGTGCTCCTGATGCTCCGGTGCAGGCCCAGATCAGCTCTCCTGAGCCTCCCCAGCAGGTCATCAAGCAGGAACCAGCTAAGGCCACGGGCGCTATGCTGGCAGCTCTGCACAAGAGTTGCACTGACCTCAGCTACCAGCTGTACCTGAGTGAGTGGGAGGTGATGCAGAAGTCAACCAAGATCATCAGCATGAAGAACAAGATTGTAGTTCAGCTGTTAGAAGACACGCACCAGGTCAGCAAAGATTGCACGAGCTGCAGTTGTTACTTCCACTGTCGGTACCGGCTGCCCTGCAGGCACATCCTGTCTGTGCTGCATGCAAACAAGAGGGCAGTAGAAGAAGCTATGGTGTGCAAGCGCTGGCAGAAGAAGCATCAACACCCGTCAGGCTTGGGCAAGAACCTCCTGGACAACACTGAGCACTTAGcaggtgcccagccaggggcagaagaAAGGTCTGACAAAATCCAGTCCCTCAGCAAGGAGCTTGCAAACCTGCTTCTGCAGTGTGATGGGGAGGAGCTGGAAGAGCGCAGCTCCACGCTCAGAATGATTGTGGATATCTGGACTAAGTCCTCTGAGCCAGAGGAGGAAGATGAGAAACCCTTTACCTGCAGAAATGTGGGGGACCTGCCTTTCCTCTGGGTGAAGCAGGAGGAGATGGAGGtggagccggcagcagcagcttctggagaGTCACCGACAGACACCAAAAAGTTGCTAATGTGA
- the ZSWIM3 gene encoding zinc finger SWIM domain-containing protein 3 isoform X3: MLVKFCCIRSREYSKKRKQEPNLCPAYFVLQYNEEIDRLVITELNGKHVHVEPGTPMVLTGSSRVTRRASSTIDDKPATKLRRQQETKAEDCETAGKDSATPDRTPDRSSPLLSKVPEAVKENASPSALVKVAEVMKNFLRVDMGSLASISVGSSQELDRLNFQTSKMKSLFVKFSESLLLHRVQSERGHVLYAFLAESKDRVGKLVHFAVLKEDTGENVSKMLTVFKEFNPEWQKVKVVFVDMAFLHKATLQELFPSAKVLLSVYHTAQLLEKKVEEAEVSSSFKRNVTLALREAVFSPSSPKLDGLSQLVKRLVDKEFFDSLQANWFSCEMLWYLHAKKGLLSCSTYMDSLDFITHKLSTLFSKRSPLETSILHFVEYADCFDTKGLENLKQGFSPEDGRNSLEKPKARTRTTPKRAPDAPVQAQISSPEPPQQVIKQEPAKATGAMLAALHKSCTDLSYQLYLSEWEVMQKSTKIISMKNKIVVQLLEDTHQVSKDCTSCSCYFHCRYRLPCRHILSVLHANKRAVEEAMVCKRWQKKHQHPSGLGKNLLDNTEHLAGAQPGAEERSDKIQSLSKELANLLLQCDGEELEERSSTLRMIVDIWTKSSEPEEEDEKPFTCRNVGDLPFLWVKQEEMEVEPAAAASGESPTDTKKLLM; the protein is encoded by the coding sequence ATGCTGGTGAAGTTCTGTTGTATCCGATCGCGGGAATACAGTAAGAAGAGGAAACAAGAGCCCAACTTGTGCCCTGCTTACTTTGTCTTGCAATATAATGAGGAGATTGACCGGCTGGTGATCACGGAGCTGAACGGTAAACACGTTCATGTCGAGCCAGGAACTCCCATGGTTCTTACAGGCTCTTCTCGGGTGACAAGAAGAGCCAGCTCCACGATAGATGACAAACCTGCAACAAAACTGCGTAGACAACAAGAAACTAAGGCAGAAGACTGTGAAACAGCTGGCAAGGACTCTGCGACACCTGACAGGACTCCAGACAGGTCTTCTCCTCTGCTCAGTAAGGTTCCTGAGGCAGTCAAGGAAAATGCCTCTCCCTCAGCTTTAGTGAAGGTTGCTGAAGTCATGAAAAACTTCCTGAGGGTGGACATGGGGTCATTGGCTTCGATCAGcgtgggcagcagccaggagcttgACAGGCTGAACTTCCAGACCAGCAAAATGAAGAGCCTGTTTGTCAAGTTCTCCGAGAGCCTCTTGCTGCACAGGGTGCAGAGTGAGAGAGGACACGTGCTTTATGCCTTCCTAGCAGAAAGCAAGGACCGAGTGGGGAAGCTGGTTCATTTTGCTGTCCTCAAGGAGGACACTGGGGAGAACGTGAGTAAAATGCTTACAGTCTTCAAGGAGTTCAATCCAGAGTGGCAGAAAGTCAAGGTGGTCTTTGTGGACATGGCCTTCCTTCACAAAGCCACCTTGCAGGAGCTCTTTCCGTCGGCCAAAGTGCTGCTCTCCGTTTATCACACTGCCCAACTCCTAGAGAAGAAGGTAGAGGAAGCAGAAGTCTCTTCTTCCTTCAAGCGTAATGTGACACTAGCTTTGAGGGAGGCTGTCTTTTCCCCTTCCAGCCCAAAGCTAGATGGCTTGTCTCAGCTGGTGAAGCGCTTGGTGGACAAAGAGTTCTTTGACTCTCTTCAGGCCAACTGGTTCTCCTGTGAGATGCTGTGGTACTTGCATGCAAAGAAAGGTCTCCTTTCCTGCAGCACCTACATGGACAGTCTGGACTTCATCACCCATAAACTATCCACTCTCTTTAGCAAGCGGTCGCCACTGGAGACGAGCATCCTTCACTTTGTCGAATATGCAGACTGCTTTGACACCAAAGGCCTGGAAAACCTGAAGCAGGGTTTCTCGCCAGAGGATGGCCGGAACAGCCTCGAGAAGCCTAAAGCACGCACGCGTACCACCCCAAAACGTGCTCCTGATGCTCCGGTGCAGGCCCAGATCAGCTCTCCTGAGCCTCCCCAGCAGGTCATCAAGCAGGAACCAGCTAAGGCCACGGGCGCTATGCTGGCAGCTCTGCACAAGAGTTGCACTGACCTCAGCTACCAGCTGTACCTGAGTGAGTGGGAGGTGATGCAGAAGTCAACCAAGATCATCAGCATGAAGAACAAGATTGTAGTTCAGCTGTTAGAAGACACGCACCAGGTCAGCAAAGATTGCACGAGCTGCAGTTGTTACTTCCACTGTCGGTACCGGCTGCCCTGCAGGCACATCCTGTCTGTGCTGCATGCAAACAAGAGGGCAGTAGAAGAAGCTATGGTGTGCAAGCGCTGGCAGAAGAAGCATCAACACCCGTCAGGCTTGGGCAAGAACCTCCTGGACAACACTGAGCACTTAGcaggtgcccagccaggggcagaagaAAGGTCTGACAAAATCCAGTCCCTCAGCAAGGAGCTTGCAAACCTGCTTCTGCAGTGTGATGGGGAGGAGCTGGAAGAGCGCAGCTCCACGCTCAGAATGATTGTGGATATCTGGACTAAGTCCTCTGAGCCAGAGGAGGAAGATGAGAAACCCTTTACCTGCAGAAATGTGGGGGACCTGCCTTTCCTCTGGGTGAAGCAGGAGGAGATGGAGGtggagccggcagcagcagcttctggagaGTCACCGACAGACACCAAAAAGTTGCTAATGTGA
- the ACOT8 gene encoding acyl-coenzyme A thioesterase 8 translates to MAETGGAEGERPGAGDLRSVLVTSVLSLERLDLDLFRGRHYWVPVTRRLFGGQIVGQALVAAARAVGEDMHVHSLHCYFVRAGDPGVPVLYQVERTRTGRSFSVRSVKAVQHGKPIFICQASFQRAQPSPVQHQFAMPAVPAPEELLTWDELIHKYLQDPNLVEKYRQGLNKMLAQNVPIELKPVNPPDVFHWQPQEPKQLFWVRARGYIGEGDMKLHCCVAAYISDYAFLGTALLPHRQHTVEFMVSLDHSMWFHAPFRADHWMLYECESPWAGGSRGLVHGRLWRRDGVLAVTCAQEGVIRVAETPIESKL, encoded by the exons ATGGCGGAGACCGGGGGGGCCGAGGGGGAGCGGCCGGGCGCCGGAGACCTGCGCAGCGTCCTGGTCACCAGCGTCCTCAGCCTCGAGCGCCTCGACCTCGACCTCTTCCG GGGGCGGCACTACTGGGTGCCGGTGACGCGGCGGCTGTTCGGGGGGCAGATCGTGGGGCAGGCGCTGGTGGCGGCGGCGCGGGCGGTGGGCGAGGAcatgcacgtgcactccctgcactgctacttcGTGCGCGCCG GGGACCCCGGCGTGCCGGTGCTGTACCAGGTGGAGCGCACCCGCACCGGGAGGAGCTTCTCAGTGCGCTCCGTGAAGGCCGTGCAGCACGGGAAGCCCATCTTCATCTGCCAGGCCTCCTTCCagcgggcccagcccagccccgtgcAGCACCAGTTCGCCATGCCTGCCGTGCCGGCCCCCGAGGAGCTGCTGACGTGGGACGAGCTCATCCACAAGTACCTGCA GGATCCCAACTTGGTGGAGAAATACCGGCAGGGGCTCAACAAGATGCTGGCGCAGAACGTGCCCATTGAGCTCAAGCCCGTGAATCCGCCAGATGTGTTCCACTGGCAGCCGCAGGAGCCCAAGCAGCTGTTCTGGGTGCGGGCACGTGGCTACATCG GGGAGGGCGACATGAAGCTGCACTGCTGTGTTGCTGCCTACATCTCCGACTATGCCTTCCTGGGCACCGCCCTGCTCCCGCACCGGCAGCACACGGTCGAGTTCATGGTCTCCCTGGACCACTCCATGTGGTTCCACGCGCCCTTCCGAGCCGACCACTGGATGCTCTACGAGTGCGAGAGCCCCTGGGCCG GCGGGAGCCGAGGGCTGGTGCACGGACGCCTGTGGCGCAGGGACGGGGTCCTGGCCGTCACCTGCGCACAGGAAGGAGTCATCAGGGTGGCGGAGACCCCGATTGAGAGCAAGCTGTAG
- the SNX21 gene encoding sorting nexin-21: MAARILHRLRHALEGAGAGAGAGGGAGPGPEDCPESSELEDDTEGLSTRLSGTLSFSSHDEDGDEDGDEGEDGDGGEDGGDQAAPGPPGDAAAAGSGGWSERPGSSLLTRQLQDLWRRSRSSLVPQRLLFEVTNASVVSERSSKYVLYTIYLIRSGQFDKAPAIIARRYSDFERLNRRLRGQFGSDLAGIAFPRKRLRRNFTAETIAKRSRAFEQFLSHLHAMAEVRRCPAFLEFFFLRDLQTAQRLTCSGMYREALAAWSNAYRLQDKLAVCSSGRFLLTLAGLAVCQQELDQLGEAHRHCEQALQLLETQHGHPLLGPFLQAHVHLSWRVGKDKRRSEARLQALQEAGVVLDQQPSLKEFLIKETLD, from the exons ATGGCCGCCCGCATCCTGCACCGCCTGCGGCACGCCCTGgagggcgcgggcgcgggcgcgggcgcgggcggcggcgcggggccggggcccgaGGACTGCCCCGAGAGCTCGGAGCTGGAGGATGACACGGAGGGGCTGTCCACGCGGCTCAGCGGCACCCTCAGCTTCTCCAGCCACGACGAGGacggggacgaggacggggacgAGGGCGAGGACGGGGATGGGGGCGAGGACGGGGGTGACCAGGCCGCCCCGGGGCCGCCGGGAGACGCCGCAGCGGCGGGGAGCGGAG GCTGGAGCGAGCGCCCGGGCAGCAGCCTGCTGACACGCCAGCTCCAGGACCTGTGGCGGAGGTCGCGCAGCTCGCTGGTGCCGCAGCGCCTGCTCTTCGAGGTCACCAACGCCAGCGTGGTCAGCGAGCGCTCCTCCAAATACGTG CTCTACACCATCTACCTGATCCGCTCGGGCCAGTTCGACAAGGCGCCCGCCATCATTGCCCGGCGCTACTCGGACTTCGAGCGCCTGAACCGGCGCCTGCGCGGGCAGTTCGGCAGCGACCTGGCAGGCATTGCCTTCCCCCGCAAGCGGCTGCGGCGCAACTTCACGGCCGAGACCATCGCCAAGCGCAGCCGCGCCTTCGAGCAGTTCCTGTCCCACCTGCACGCCATGGCCGAGGTGCGGCGCTGCCCCGCCTTCCTGGAGTTCTTCTTCCTGCGCGACCTGCAGACTGCGCAGCGCCTCACCTGCAGCGGCATGTACCGCGAGGCCCTGGCCGCCTGGAGCAACGCCTACCGGCTGCAAGACAAGCTGGCCGTCTGCAGCTCGGGCCGCTTCCTGCTCACGTTGGCCGGCCTGGCCGTGTGCCAGCAGGAGCTGGACCAGCTCGGCGAGGCGCACCGCCACTGCgagcaggccctgcagctgctggagaccCAGCACGGCCACCCGCTGCTGGGGCCCTTCCTCCAGGCCCACGTGCACCTGTCCTGGAGGGTGGGCAAGGACAAGCGCCGGTCGGAGGCCCggctgcaggccctgcaggaggcaggggtggtGCTGGACCAGCAGCCCTCCCTGAAGGAGTTCCTCATCAAGGAGACGCTGGACTGA